From the Cystobacter ferrugineus genome, the window GCCCATGGGCCTCTATTTCGACCTGGACCACGAGCACACCTTCACCTTCTCGCACAGCCTCTTCACGGTGGGCCCCAGGTTCCTCGTGAACCTGCCGAGCAACCTCCTGTCGGCCATCACCCTGCCGGACTTCTCCGTCGTCTTCAGCGCGACGTCCATCAAGTACATCGTCATGTTCGCGCTGGTGGGCAGCATCGAGTCGCTGCTGACGGCCAAGGCCATGGACATGATGGATCCGGAGAAGCGCCGCTCGGATCTCGACAAGGATCTGCTCGCCACGGGCGTGGGCAACTTCATCGCCGGCATGCTGGGTGGCCTGCCGATGATCTCCGAGGTGGTGCGCAGCTCGGCCAACATCGGCTACGGGGCCAGGAGCCGGCTGTCCAACTTCTTCCACGGCCTGTTCCTGCTGCTCTTCGTGGCGTTCGTGCCCATGCTCATCCACCGGATTCCGCTCGCCGCCCTGGCCGCCATGCTCATCTTCGCGGGCGTGCGGCTGGCGTCGCCCAAGGAGTTCGTGAACACCTTCCGCATCGGGCCCGAGCAGTTCGTCATCTTCACCTTCACCATCGGCGTGACGCTCGCCACGGATCTGCTGGTGGGCGTGGCCGCGGGCATCGCCCTCAAGATGGTGGTGCACCTCATCAACGGCGCGCCGTTCGCCGGCCTCTTCAAGCCGCAGATCGAGGAGCACACCGAGGCGGGTCAGGTGGTGCTGCGCGTGCGCCAGGCGGCCGTCTTCACCAACTTCCTCAAGCTCAAGAAGCAGCTCGCGCGCCATGCCCACGCGCACCACGTGGAGGTCGATCTGACGGACGCCCGCCTGGTGGACCACACCGTCATGGAGCGGCTGCACGAGCTGGAAGGCGAGTTCTCCCGCCAGGGCCGCCACCTGCACGTGCGCGGGCTCGAGCAACACCGCAGCCTCTCCGCGCATCCTCACTCCGCGCGCAAGAAGTCCGCGAAGTCGCCCCTGCCCCTTCGCTCCTGAGCGCCTGAACCTCTTCCCGTCTGGATTACGACCATGAGCCACTCCCCCTCGACCGACCGCGGACAACACCTGAGTGAGGTGTTGGAGCACGCGGGCCACCTGTTGCCGGCGCAGGGACCCATCGGCGTGTTCGTGCACCACAACACGCTGCACGCCTTCCAGCACCTGCCCTTCCACGAGGCGCTGGCCGCCGCGAGCGCCACGTTCGAGACGGAGACCTACCTCCCAGAATCGCGCTACCGCGAGCTGTACCGTCGCGGGCGCATCACCGACGCGGACCTCAAAGCAGTGCTCGCTGAGCGGGAGCAGGGAGAGAGGCAGGAGGAGATGGTGCCGGCCTCGCTGTCGCGCCTGGACCTGGAGCTGCTCGCCCTGCTCCACCCGCCTCCGGTGGAGACGACCGCCTCGCTGCGCTGGCGGATGAGCGAGCTGTCGGCGAACTCCTCGCTCCGGCCAGATGTGCCGGCGGCCGCACGTGAACTGTTCCTGCGGCGCTCCACCGAGGGCATCCGCGGATGGCTGGACCGGGTGGGCCGGGACTGGACGATGACCGATCTGGCCATGGCCCTGCTCGAGCCCACGCTGAACAACGCCGTGCGCGCCGCCGCCGAGCCGCGTCGGGCCCTGTCCCAGGAGACCGCCCTGCGCCGCCTGGGCATCCCCTCCGCCCGGGCCGAGGCCTATGTCGCGCAGGTGCGCGCCCGGCTGCTCGGCGCGACGACGACCCTGTCCGTGGAGGGTTGGTTGGGCGCCGAGGTGGCGCTCGCCCAGGAGTCCCTGGCCACGGCCTTCGGGGGTGATGGCTCCCTGCCCTCGCTCAAGGAGCACCTGGAGCGGCACCCCGAGCGCTTCGCGGTGAGGGCGCTCTGGGCCGCCTGCCGCACGCCCCTGCTCCCGGTTCCGGACTCGCGCGAGAAGGCCGAGCCCGGAGGGGTGCGCAGCCACCGTGAGATGCTGCGGCTGGCCACCGGCGAGGACATCAACGAGCTGGTCAATCCCCGGCTCATCCGCATCTGCTCGGCGTTCCTCGATGAGGGCCAGTCCCACTGGAGCCTGCCGGAGCGCGAGTCGGGGCTGTACGCTGCCTGGCGCGCGATGAAGCTCACCGGCATGGGGGTGCTGCCCGAGTGGCTGGAGGATCTCGAGGTGGACTTGAGGCGGGCCGCCGCCCAGGGCCTGTCGGCCCGGGACGTGGTGCTCGCCGCGCTCGACGAGCTGGGTGTGCCCGAGGCCCAGTGGGAGCCCTATATCACCCGCGTGCTGCTCGCGCTGCCGGGCTGGGCCGGGATGATCCACCGGCTGGAGCACAACCCGGCGGATCGGCCCGCGGGCTCGCCTCCGGCCCACCTCATCGACTTCCTCGCCGTGCGTCTCACCCTGGAGCGTCACGCCCTGCGCACCGTGGCCCGGCGCCGGCTGGACTACCAGGGGCCGCTCTCCGGGCTCATGGCCCGCGCACACGACGCCGCCGCGCACCAGCCCGCGGCCCTGGAACGCCCGCCCGAGGAGGGAAGCTGGCGGCTCTTCCAGCTCATGCAGGTGGCGGGGTTGTCGGCCCTGGAGGTGACGGACTTCCCGCTCGCCCGGCGCCAGGCCCTGCTCGCGTGGCTGGAGGCTTTCGACGCACAGACGCGCCGCCGCGTGTGGCACGAGGCCTACGAGCACCACTACCGCATGGACATCCTCCAGGCGCTCGCGCAGAACCGGCTCCGCCCCGAGCCGGAGCGCACGGTGGAGGATCCGCGCTTCCAGCTCGTCTTCTGCATAGATGACCGCGAGGAGTCCTTCCGCCGGCACTTCGAGGAGCAGAGCCCGCGACATGACACGTTCGGCATCGCCGGCTTCTTCGGCGTGGCCATGGACTACCGCGGCCTGGACGACGCGGGCCTCGCCGCCCTGTGCCCCGTGGTGGTCACCCCGGCGCACATCGTGGAGGAGCGGGCCCACCCGGATCACGACCACCTGGCCGAGTCCCGCTCGCGGCTGCGTGCCCTCTGGGCCCGCGTCGACCACTGGCTGCACGGCAGCTCGCACGCGCTCGAGTTCAGCTGGCTGCTCATGCCCCTGCTGGGACTCTTCTCCGCGCTGCTGCTGCCCCTGCAGATCTTCGCCCCGCGCCGGGTGAGCCTGATGCGCCAGGCGCTCGCCCAGCGGCTGCTGCCCACGCCCCGCACGCGGCTCACCAGCCTGAGAGATGAGGCGGCGGAGCAGCTCGCCCACCCCAAGCCCCTGGGCTTCACCGTCGCCGAGAAGGCGGCGCGCGTGGCCTCGTCGCTGGAGAACCTGGGGCTGGTGGACGACTTCGCGCCGCTCGTGGTGGTGCTGGGCCATGGTGCCATCAGCGTCAACAACCCGCACCAGTCCGCCTACGACTGCGGTGCCTGCGGCGGCCGTCACGGCGGCCCCAATGCGCGCCTCTTCTCGGAGATGGCCAACCAGCCCGAGGTGCGCGCGCTCTTGCGCGAGCGCGGCATCCACATCCCCGACACCACGTGGTTCATTGGCGGCCTGCACAACACCACCACCGATGAGATCGTGCTCTACGACACGGAGGCGGTGCCCGAGGCCCTGCTCGGTGAGCTGGCCGCCCTCGAGGAGTCCCTGGACAGCGCGCGCACCCTGTCGGCGCACGAGCGTTGCCGGCGCTTCGAGTCCGCGCCCCTGAGCCTGTCCCCCGCAGCGGCCCTGCGGCACGTGGAGGAGCGCGCGGCGGACCTGAGCCAGGCGCGTCCCGAACTGGGCCACGTCACCAACGCCGCGTGCATCGTGGGCCGCCGCGCCCTCACCCGGGGCCTGTTCCTGGACCGGCGCGCCTTCCTCGTCTCGTATGACCCCACGAAGGATCCCTCGGGCGCCATCGCCGAGCGCATCCTCGCCGCGGCGGGCCCCGTGGGCGCGGGCATCAACCTGGAGTACTACTTCTCCTGCATCGACAATGACCGCTACGGGTCCGGCACCAAGCTGCCCCACAACCTCACCAGCCTGCTCGGGGTGATGGACGGCGTGGAGAGCGACCTGCGCACGGGCCTGCCCCGGCAGATGATTGAAATCCACGAGCCGGTGCGGCTGCTCGTCGTCGTGGAGGCCAGCGTCGAGGTGCTCGCGGGCATCTACGAGCGTCAGCCCATCCTGCGCGAGCTCATTGGCAATGAATGGGTCCAGCTCGTGAGCGTGGACCCGGTCACCGGCGCGCAGATGCGCTTCACGCCCCGGGGCTTCCAACCTGTCACCCCGCCGCCGGCGCCCCTGCCGGTGGTGGCCTCCTCGCCGGAGTGGTATCGCGGTCAGCGCGACTTCCTGCCTCCGGCGCTGATCGACGCTTCCCAGAAGAAAGAGTCCGTCCATGTCCGTCGGTAACCTCGAATGGGGGTGGGTCGCCGCCACCGCCCCGCTCTGGCCCCTGCTGGCCTTCGTCACGCTGGGCGGCGTGATGCTCCTGCACCGCGCGCCGGGCGAGCGCGCCGTGGTGCGCTGGGTGCTCGGCGCTTTGTGGCTGTCGCTGGGCGCCTCGGTGGTGGCGGCGGCGGGCCTCGTGTGGAACCACCAGGACGCGTGGGTGGTGGAGGTGGGCCGGTGGTTCTCCAGCGGCGAATACATCTTCCCGGTGACCCTGTTCGTCGACCGGCTGTCCGCGACGATGATGGTGCTCTCCAGCGCCATCACCCTGCTCATCGGCCGCTTCTCGGTGAACTACCTGCACCGCGAGCCAGGCTTCGCGCGCTTCTTCCTG encodes:
- a CDS encoding SulP family inorganic anion transporter; this translates as MQPQPSGTPPQAAPESASTWKSDIVSGFLVFLIALPLCLGIAMASGFPPVAGILTAVVGGVVSSWLGSARLTIKGPAAGLIVIALGAVTELGGGDGVVGYRRALATIVVAAAVQIVFALLRAGTLGDFFPSSVVHGMLAAIGIIICSKQAHVLLGVAPEAKEPLHLLAEIPRSVTKLNPEIAFIGVMSLIILFGHAALARRVAALRRVPAPLLALLFAVPMGLYFDLDHEHTFTFSHSLFTVGPRFLVNLPSNLLSAITLPDFSVVFSATSIKYIVMFALVGSIESLLTAKAMDMMDPEKRRSDLDKDLLATGVGNFIAGMLGGLPMISEVVRSSANIGYGARSRLSNFFHGLFLLLFVAFVPMLIHRIPLAALAAMLIFAGVRLASPKEFVNTFRIGPEQFVIFTFTIGVTLATDLLVGVAAGIALKMVVHLINGAPFAGLFKPQIEEHTEAGQVVLRVRQAAVFTNFLKLKKQLARHAHAHHVEVDLTDARLVDHTVMERLHELEGEFSRQGRHLHVRGLEQHRSLSAHPHSARKKSAKSPLPLRS
- a CDS encoding YbcC family protein yields the protein MSHSPSTDRGQHLSEVLEHAGHLLPAQGPIGVFVHHNTLHAFQHLPFHEALAAASATFETETYLPESRYRELYRRGRITDADLKAVLAEREQGERQEEMVPASLSRLDLELLALLHPPPVETTASLRWRMSELSANSSLRPDVPAAARELFLRRSTEGIRGWLDRVGRDWTMTDLAMALLEPTLNNAVRAAAEPRRALSQETALRRLGIPSARAEAYVAQVRARLLGATTTLSVEGWLGAEVALAQESLATAFGGDGSLPSLKEHLERHPERFAVRALWAACRTPLLPVPDSREKAEPGGVRSHREMLRLATGEDINELVNPRLIRICSAFLDEGQSHWSLPERESGLYAAWRAMKLTGMGVLPEWLEDLEVDLRRAAAQGLSARDVVLAALDELGVPEAQWEPYITRVLLALPGWAGMIHRLEHNPADRPAGSPPAHLIDFLAVRLTLERHALRTVARRRLDYQGPLSGLMARAHDAAAHQPAALERPPEEGSWRLFQLMQVAGLSALEVTDFPLARRQALLAWLEAFDAQTRRRVWHEAYEHHYRMDILQALAQNRLRPEPERTVEDPRFQLVFCIDDREESFRRHFEEQSPRHDTFGIAGFFGVAMDYRGLDDAGLAALCPVVVTPAHIVEERAHPDHDHLAESRSRLRALWARVDHWLHGSSHALEFSWLLMPLLGLFSALLLPLQIFAPRRVSLMRQALAQRLLPTPRTRLTSLRDEAAEQLAHPKPLGFTVAEKAARVASSLENLGLVDDFAPLVVVLGHGAISVNNPHQSAYDCGACGGRHGGPNARLFSEMANQPEVRALLRERGIHIPDTTWFIGGLHNTTTDEIVLYDTEAVPEALLGELAALEESLDSARTLSAHERCRRFESAPLSLSPAAALRHVEERAADLSQARPELGHVTNAACIVGRRALTRGLFLDRRAFLVSYDPTKDPSGAIAERILAAAGPVGAGINLEYYFSCIDNDRYGSGTKLPHNLTSLLGVMDGVESDLRTGLPRQMIEIHEPVRLLVVVEASVEVLAGIYERQPILRELIGNEWVQLVSVDPVTGAQMRFTPRGFQPVTPPPAPLPVVASSPEWYRGQRDFLPPALIDASQKKESVHVRR